In Vibrio japonicus, one DNA window encodes the following:
- a CDS encoding NCS2 family permease: MSFDTTLKAQNSSGILESVFKISERRTTISTELYAGFITFLAMSYILAVNPAILGGIPGMDKGAVFTATALAAAAATLIMGIWGNYPVMLAPGMSMNGFFKGMLLSGSVALVWHEALFGIFLSGVLYLILSMTNIRKAMIESIPEDLKLAITVSLGLFIAFLGLKNAGIIVSNPIVLVSMGNIADPKVVIAYISIFIALGCMIRDIKLATFISFISAILLTVLADVFLGTNNAPIPEQIISAPPSLSGSFGAVFNFSGLTADKMFDLLFIVIIFLIVDFFDGLSTIVGVGRDAGIIDKDGKVPNARSALVADAGGTVIGSVLGTTSITAFSESGIASSQGAKTGLAAVVVAGLFLVSLFLYPLFSMFSAAMVAPAMVVVGIYMIGRLGDIQWEQKESRIAAFFTIMFTVLSFSPANGMAMGFISYAFSMVVAGKGKEVHPVIYALCALFLSYLILL, translated from the coding sequence GTGAGTTTCGACACCACACTCAAAGCCCAGAATAGCTCTGGCATACTCGAATCAGTCTTTAAAATTTCTGAACGCCGAACAACGATTAGCACGGAATTATATGCAGGTTTTATTACCTTCCTTGCGATGAGTTATATCTTGGCTGTCAACCCTGCAATTTTGGGTGGCATTCCTGGTATGGACAAAGGTGCGGTGTTCACGGCGACCGCGTTGGCTGCGGCGGCTGCGACATTAATTATGGGTATTTGGGGCAATTATCCAGTAATGCTGGCACCAGGTATGAGTATGAATGGCTTCTTTAAAGGCATGCTGCTCAGTGGCTCGGTCGCTTTAGTTTGGCACGAAGCGCTATTTGGCATTTTCTTGTCGGGTGTGCTATATCTGATTTTGTCGATGACTAACATCCGTAAAGCGATGATTGAATCGATCCCCGAAGACTTAAAGCTCGCCATTACGGTTTCACTCGGCCTGTTTATTGCCTTCTTGGGATTAAAGAATGCTGGAATTATTGTCTCGAACCCAATTGTTTTGGTCAGTATGGGCAACATTGCTGATCCTAAAGTTGTTATCGCTTACATCAGTATCTTTATCGCCTTGGGATGTATGATCCGTGACATCAAGTTAGCCACGTTTATCTCATTTATTTCAGCTATTTTGCTGACCGTTCTGGCCGATGTGTTTCTGGGCACGAACAATGCGCCGATTCCAGAGCAAATCATTTCCGCGCCGCCAAGTTTGTCGGGCAGTTTTGGTGCGGTGTTTAACTTCTCTGGGTTAACCGCAGATAAAATGTTTGATTTGCTGTTTATCGTGATTATCTTCCTGATTGTCGATTTCTTTGACGGATTGAGCACGATTGTCGGGGTAGGGCGTGATGCAGGTATCATCGACAAAGATGGCAAAGTACCCAATGCGCGTTCAGCACTGGTTGCGGATGCGGGTGGCACGGTCATTGGCTCTGTGTTGGGGACTACATCAATCACTGCATTTTCTGAATCAGGTATTGCGTCTTCTCAAGGAGCAAAAACAGGTTTGGCAGCGGTTGTGGTTGCTGGATTGTTCTTGGTATCTCTATTCTTATATCCGCTATTCTCTATGTTTTCAGCTGCGATGGTCGCACCGGCGATGGTCGTAGTCGGTATCTACATGATTGGTCGTTTAGGTGATATTCAATGGGAACAAAAAGAGTCCCGCATTGCCGCCTTCTTTACCATTATGTTCACCGTGTTGAGTTTTTCTCCGGCCAACGGCATGGCGATGGGTTTTATTAGCTACGCGTTCTCAATGGTTGTGGCGGGTAAGGGGAAAGAGGTGCACCCAGTGATTTACGCGCTGTGTGCGTTGTTCCTCAGCTATTTGATACTGTTATAA
- the gmk gene encoding guanylate kinase, with product MGKGTLYIVSAPSGAGKSSLISAMLETNPTYAMKVSVSHTTRGMRPGEEDGVHYHFVQKEQFEDLIEQGAFLEYAEVFGNYYGTSRIWIEENLDKGIDVFLDIDWQGARQIREQMPLAKSLFILPPSNGELERRLNTRGQDSEAVIAKRMAEAKSEISHYNEYDYVIINDDFDTALIDFKAILRAERLKQDKQAAKYKGMLDALLAE from the coding sequence ATGGGCAAAGGCACTCTTTATATCGTATCTGCACCAAGCGGCGCGGGAAAATCGAGCTTGATTTCAGCCATGCTGGAAACAAACCCTACTTACGCAATGAAAGTGTCTGTATCACATACCACACGTGGCATGCGTCCTGGTGAAGAAGATGGTGTTCACTACCACTTTGTTCAAAAGGAACAATTTGAAGATTTAATCGAGCAAGGTGCATTCCTTGAATACGCTGAAGTTTTCGGTAACTACTACGGCACTTCTCGCATTTGGATCGAAGAAAACCTAGATAAAGGTATCGACGTATTTCTAGATATCGACTGGCAAGGTGCACGTCAGATTCGTGAGCAAATGCCATTAGCAAAAAGTCTCTTCATTTTGCCTCCTTCAAACGGCGAGTTAGAGCGTCGTCTGAATACACGAGGTCAAGATAGTGAAGCCGTTATCGCTAAGCGTATGGCTGAAGCAAAATCAGAGATTTCTCACTACAACGAATACGACTACGTGATCATCAACGATGATTTCGATACTGCATTGATAGATTTTAAAGCCATCCTTCGTGCAGAAAGATTGAAGCAAGATAAACAAGCTGCTAAATATAAAGGCATGCTTGATGCGTTATTGGCTGAGTAA
- the rpoZ gene encoding DNA-directed RNA polymerase subunit omega, which yields MARVTVQDAVEKVGNRFDLVLIAARRARQMQTGGKDSLVPEENDKQTVIALREIEEGLITKEILDARERQEQQEQEAAELAAVSSIAHTR from the coding sequence ATGGCACGCGTAACTGTTCAAGACGCTGTTGAAAAAGTTGGCAACCGTTTCGACCTAGTTCTCATTGCGGCTCGCCGCGCTCGTCAAATGCAAACTGGCGGTAAAGATTCACTAGTGCCAGAAGAGAACGATAAGCAGACGGTTATCGCTCTACGCGAGATCGAAGAAGGTCTTATCACGAAAGAAATCCTAGATGCTCGTGAGCGTCAAGAGCAACAAGAGCAAGAAGCAGCAGAATTAGCAGCAGTAAGCAGCATTGCTCACACTCGTTAA
- the spoT gene encoding bifunctional GTP diphosphokinase/guanosine-3',5'-bis pyrophosphate 3'-pyrophosphohydrolase — protein MYLFDSLKDVAQEYLTEPQIEALRQSYVVAKNAHEGQTRSSGEPYIIHPVAVSRILAEMRLDIETLQAALLHDVIEDCDVTKEELETQFGTTVAELVDGVSKLDKLKFRDRKEAQAENFRKMVLAMVQDIRVILIKLADRTHNMRTLGALRPDKKRRIARETLEIYSPLAHRLGIHNIKTELEELGFEALYPNRYRVLKEVVKAARGNRKEMILRIHSEIEGRLEEVGLKARVVGREKNLFSIYNKMKTKEQRFHTIMDIYAFRVVVEEADTCYRVLGQVHSLYKPRPGRMKDYIAVPKANGYQSLHTSMVGPHGVPVEVQIRTEDMDQMADKGVAAHWSYKGKGNSERTGTTAQVKAQRWMQSLLELQQSAGNSFEFIENVKSDLFPDEIYVFTPKGRIVEMPVGATAVDFAYAVHTDVGNTCVGARVDRNPYPLSKSLKNGQTIEIISAPGARPNAAWLNYVVTSRARTKIRQVLKTMRREESITLGRRLLNHALGELSITDISEENINHVLAELKVATLEDLLAAIGLGERMSIVIARRLLGDADELTEVTNADGKPKKKLPIRGAEGLLLTFANCCHPIPDDHIIAHVSPGRGLVVHRETCPNVRGYQKEPDKYMAVEWSEEYDQEFIAELRVDVQNRQGALAELTNVISKTGSNIHGLSTEERDGRLYTVTVLLTTKDRVHLAGIMRKIKAMPQTLKVRRRKN, from the coding sequence TTGTATCTATTCGATAGTCTCAAAGACGTTGCCCAAGAATACCTAACAGAGCCTCAAATTGAGGCTCTGCGTCAATCTTATGTGGTAGCGAAAAATGCCCATGAAGGGCAGACCCGTTCCAGCGGGGAACCTTATATCATCCACCCTGTTGCCGTCTCTCGTATCTTGGCCGAAATGCGTCTTGATATTGAAACTCTGCAGGCCGCACTCCTTCACGATGTTATCGAAGACTGTGACGTCACCAAAGAAGAGCTAGAAACTCAGTTTGGTACAACAGTAGCTGAACTCGTTGATGGCGTGTCCAAACTGGATAAACTTAAGTTTCGAGATCGCAAGGAAGCCCAGGCTGAGAACTTTCGCAAAATGGTACTTGCCATGGTGCAAGACATTCGCGTCATTCTGATCAAACTGGCTGACCGCACTCACAACATGCGTACTCTGGGTGCTCTACGCCCCGATAAAAAACGTCGCATCGCCCGTGAAACGCTCGAAATTTACTCTCCACTTGCCCACCGATTAGGCATACACAATATCAAGACAGAGCTAGAAGAGCTTGGTTTTGAAGCCTTGTATCCGAATCGTTATCGCGTACTCAAAGAAGTAGTAAAAGCCGCACGCGGTAACCGCAAAGAGATGATTCTACGCATCCATAGTGAGATTGAAGGGCGTCTAGAAGAAGTTGGTCTTAAAGCCCGTGTCGTCGGACGCGAGAAGAACCTGTTCTCCATCTACAATAAGATGAAAACCAAAGAACAGCGTTTTCACACCATCATGGACATCTACGCGTTTCGTGTGGTGGTGGAAGAGGCAGACACATGCTACCGCGTACTTGGCCAAGTGCATAGCTTGTACAAGCCGCGTCCAGGCCGCATGAAAGATTACATCGCAGTACCAAAAGCAAACGGCTATCAATCGCTGCATACCTCTATGGTCGGCCCTCACGGTGTGCCGGTCGAAGTACAAATTCGTACGGAAGACATGGACCAAATGGCAGACAAAGGTGTCGCTGCGCACTGGTCATATAAAGGTAAAGGCAATAGCGAACGCACTGGTACCACTGCGCAAGTAAAAGCCCAGCGTTGGATGCAAAGCCTGCTTGAGCTACAACAAAGTGCGGGTAACTCGTTTGAGTTTATCGAAAACGTTAAGTCTGACCTTTTCCCGGATGAAATTTACGTCTTCACGCCAAAAGGCCGCATTGTGGAAATGCCAGTTGGCGCGACTGCGGTAGACTTCGCGTATGCCGTTCATACTGACGTAGGTAATACCTGTGTTGGCGCTCGTGTTGATAGAAATCCTTACCCTCTTAGCAAGTCGCTAAAAAATGGTCAGACGATTGAAATCATCAGTGCTCCGGGCGCAAGACCAAACGCCGCCTGGCTCAACTATGTAGTGACATCACGCGCGCGTACTAAGATCCGACAAGTTCTTAAAACCATGCGCCGTGAAGAGTCAATCACTCTAGGCCGACGCCTGCTTAACCACGCGCTGGGTGAGCTTTCGATCACTGATATCAGTGAAGAAAATATCAACCACGTATTGGCAGAGCTCAAAGTCGCGACTCTGGAAGACTTACTCGCCGCTATCGGTCTTGGTGAGCGAATGAGCATCGTGATTGCACGTCGCTTATTGGGCGATGCAGACGAGTTGACCGAAGTCACCAACGCAGACGGCAAACCGAAGAAGAAACTACCGATTCGTGGTGCTGAAGGGTTGCTGTTAACCTTTGCGAACTGTTGTCACCCAATTCCTGACGACCATATTATTGCCCACGTTTCTCCCGGTCGAGGACTGGTGGTACACCGCGAGACGTGTCCAAACGTACGTGGTTACCAGAAAGAACCAGATAAATACATGGCAGTGGAATGGTCAGAAGAGTACGACCAAGAGTTTATCGCAGAGCTACGAGTCGATGTACAGAACCGTCAAGGCGCACTGGCCGAACTGACCAATGTGATTTCCAAGACAGGCTCTAATATTCATGGCTTGTCGACCGAAGAACGTGATGGTCGCCTATACACAGTCACCGTATTGTTAACGACCAAAGACCGTGTTCATCTGGCTGGAATCATGCGTAAGATTAAAGCGATGCCACAAACGCTTAAAGTCCGTCGACGCAAAAACTAA
- the trmH gene encoding tRNA (guanosine(18)-2'-O)-methyltransferase TrmH: MNIERYQRIQEVLKSRQTDLTLCLEEVHKPNNVSAVIRTADATGLHKVHAVWPHEMRTLSHTSAGARNWVEVETHDSIADAVKELKAQGMQVLVTNLSDTAVDFREIDYTKPTAIILGSEKVGASEQAKRLADQDIIIPMIGMVQSLNVSVASAVILYEAQRQRDAAGMYDKENSSLPEEVIHRTLFERGHPVLAKVAKRKGLPYPPLDDEGQIVADETWWKEMQKK, encoded by the coding sequence ATGAACATAGAACGCTACCAACGAATTCAAGAAGTCCTGAAATCTCGACAGACCGACCTCACTCTGTGTCTGGAAGAAGTCCACAAGCCAAATAACGTCTCAGCAGTTATCCGCACCGCTGATGCTACTGGCTTGCACAAAGTCCATGCCGTTTGGCCTCACGAAATGCGCACACTGAGCCACACATCTGCGGGCGCACGTAACTGGGTGGAAGTGGAAACCCACGACTCAATTGCCGATGCAGTGAAAGAACTCAAAGCACAAGGCATGCAAGTATTGGTGACCAACTTGTCAGACACCGCTGTCGACTTTCGCGAGATTGATTACACTAAACCTACCGCGATCATTCTCGGTAGCGAAAAAGTTGGCGCGTCCGAGCAAGCAAAGCGACTCGCTGATCAGGACATCATTATCCCAATGATTGGCATGGTACAGTCGCTTAACGTTTCCGTTGCCAGTGCTGTGATTCTTTATGAAGCGCAGCGTCAACGCGATGCTGCAGGCATGTATGATAAAGAAAACAGCTCCCTGCCCGAGGAGGTTATTCACCGCACGCTGTTTGAGCGTGGACATCCGGTACTGGCAAAAGTCGCGAAACGCAAAGGCTTGCCATACCCACCGTTAGATGACGAAGGCCAGATTGTTGCCGACGAAACCTGGTGGAAGGAGATGCAGAAAAAATAG
- the recG gene encoding ATP-dependent DNA helicase RecG, whose product MSQLLSAIPLTSLSGVGAKVAEKLEKVGLVSVQDLLFHLPLRYEDRTRIYPIIKLHAGLWAAVQGKVMSADTIFGKRKMLAVKLSDGNGTITLRFFNFTAAMKNNFAEGKTVHAYGEIKRGGYGLEIVHPDYKFYAPNQKVDVEETLTPVYPTTEGLRQITLRNLTDQALALLDKAAVQELLPSGLYNHQITLAQALHTIHRPPPNINLEQFDEGQHPAQIRLIMEELLAQNLSMLSVRSKGQKDAALPLPDSNKLKQQLLDQLPFSPTNAQSRVVKEIEQDLVQPHPMMRLVQGDVGSGKTLVAAMAALRALEHGYQVALMAPTELLAEQHAINFANWFEPMGIKVGWLAGKLKGKAKETELERIASGEAQMVVGTHALFQEHVKFNHLALVIIDEQHRFGVHQRLELREKGEKQGAFPHQLIMTATPIPRTLAMTAYADLETSVIDELPPGRTPIQTVAIPDTKRDDIIERVRHACLTEGKQAYWVCTLIDESELLEAQAAADTAEDLQRKLPDVKIGLVHGRMKPAEKQAVMQDFKANKLQLLVATTVIEVGVDVPNSSLMIIENPERLGLAQLHQLRGRVGRGSVASHCVLLYHAPLSKTAQKRLGVLRESNDGFVIAQRDLEIRGPGELLGTKQTGVADFKIADLVRDQRLIPEVQRIARYIHDNYPDNAVAIIDRWLGDRDVYAKA is encoded by the coding sequence ATGTCCCAGCTTTTATCAGCGATTCCGCTTACTTCTCTCTCTGGCGTTGGTGCCAAAGTCGCAGAGAAGCTCGAAAAAGTTGGGCTTGTTTCCGTTCAAGATCTACTATTCCATCTCCCCCTTCGCTACGAAGACCGTACTCGTATATACCCAATCATCAAGCTGCATGCTGGTTTATGGGCTGCCGTACAAGGCAAAGTGATGAGCGCAGACACCATATTCGGTAAACGTAAAATGTTGGCGGTCAAGTTAAGTGACGGGAACGGCACAATTACACTGCGCTTTTTTAACTTCACAGCGGCGATGAAAAACAACTTCGCCGAAGGTAAAACCGTGCACGCTTACGGGGAGATAAAACGGGGGGGTTACGGGCTGGAGATCGTCCATCCAGATTACAAATTCTACGCACCGAACCAAAAAGTCGATGTTGAAGAAACACTTACCCCGGTTTACCCAACAACCGAAGGGCTACGCCAAATAACCCTACGCAACTTAACCGACCAAGCGTTAGCGCTACTCGATAAGGCTGCGGTGCAAGAGTTACTACCCTCAGGCCTCTATAACCATCAAATTACGCTCGCACAGGCGCTGCATACTATCCATAGACCACCACCGAATATCAACCTTGAACAGTTCGATGAAGGTCAACACCCAGCTCAAATCCGTTTAATCATGGAAGAGCTCCTCGCGCAAAACTTATCGATGCTCTCCGTGCGTAGTAAGGGCCAAAAAGACGCTGCGTTACCTTTACCAGACAGCAATAAACTCAAACAACAATTGCTCGACCAACTGCCCTTTTCCCCTACCAATGCACAGAGTCGCGTGGTGAAAGAGATCGAACAAGATCTTGTGCAACCTCACCCTATGATGCGTTTAGTCCAGGGAGACGTAGGTTCAGGGAAAACGTTAGTTGCAGCGATGGCAGCACTTCGAGCGTTAGAGCATGGCTACCAAGTAGCGTTGATGGCTCCCACGGAATTACTTGCAGAGCAGCATGCGATCAATTTTGCCAATTGGTTTGAACCAATGGGCATCAAAGTTGGCTGGTTGGCAGGAAAACTCAAAGGCAAAGCCAAAGAAACAGAGCTTGAAAGAATTGCCAGTGGCGAAGCGCAAATGGTGGTTGGTACACACGCGCTATTCCAAGAGCACGTAAAGTTTAACCACTTAGCACTCGTGATCATTGATGAGCAACACCGTTTTGGCGTCCACCAACGCCTAGAACTGCGTGAAAAAGGCGAAAAACAAGGGGCATTTCCACATCAGTTAATCATGACCGCGACACCTATCCCACGTACATTGGCGATGACCGCGTACGCCGATCTCGAAACATCGGTGATCGATGAACTGCCGCCGGGAAGAACACCAATTCAAACCGTTGCGATACCTGATACCAAACGTGACGACATCATCGAACGCGTGCGACATGCCTGTTTAACTGAAGGCAAGCAAGCATATTGGGTGTGTACTTTAATTGATGAGTCAGAACTACTGGAAGCGCAAGCCGCCGCCGATACCGCTGAAGACCTACAACGCAAGCTTCCTGATGTCAAAATCGGCCTGGTGCATGGAAGAATGAAACCCGCCGAGAAACAAGCGGTGATGCAGGACTTCAAAGCAAACAAGTTGCAACTTTTGGTCGCGACTACGGTGATAGAAGTGGGTGTGGATGTGCCTAACTCAAGCTTAATGATCATCGAAAATCCAGAGCGTCTTGGCTTGGCTCAGCTCCACCAGCTGCGTGGACGAGTGGGTCGAGGTAGCGTCGCCAGTCATTGTGTCTTGCTTTACCACGCACCATTATCTAAAACCGCACAAAAGCGTTTGGGCGTTCTAAGAGAAAGTAATGATGGATTTGTGATTGCACAACGCGATCTAGAGATTCGAGGTCCGGGTGAATTACTCGGCACAAAGCAGACCGGAGTGGCCGACTTTAAGATTGCCGATTTAGTTAGAGATCAACGTTTAATCCCCGAAGTTCAACGCATCGCGCGTTACATTCACGACAACTACCCAGACAACGCGGTAGCGATTATCGACCGTTGGCTCGGCGACCGTGACGTGTACGCCAAAGCCTAA
- the cysQ gene encoding 3'(2'),5'-bisphosphate nucleotidase CysQ, with protein MPMTQDLSQHINAVIDIARSAGQLILDIYEKKEYQAFTKSDETPVTSADIAAHKFIVEQLSELTPDIPVLSEEAADISLDKRSQWDRYWLVDPLDGTQEFIARSGDFATIIALVENNKPIMGVVYGPVSGVTYYAYQGKGAWKIPDMHESVRINSHEHDGRSSPIAIAISRRQDINRITSRMSSAWNYDLVPLGSAALKACLVAEGAVDCYLRLGPTGEWDTAATQCIVEEAGGRILSTQLEPLSYNERDTLENPNFIVLGDESLPWDEILKIKD; from the coding sequence ATGCCAATGACACAAGACCTTTCCCAGCACATCAATGCCGTGATTGACATTGCCCGTTCTGCTGGACAGTTGATTCTCGATATTTACGAGAAAAAAGAGTATCAGGCGTTTACCAAAAGTGATGAAACACCCGTTACTAGCGCAGATATTGCCGCGCATAAATTTATTGTCGAGCAGTTATCAGAGTTGACGCCGGATATTCCGGTACTGTCGGAAGAAGCCGCAGACATCAGTTTAGATAAGCGTTCTCAGTGGGACCGCTACTGGTTGGTTGACCCGCTTGATGGTACTCAAGAGTTTATTGCTCGCAGTGGCGACTTTGCGACTATTATCGCGCTGGTAGAAAACAATAAGCCGATTATGGGTGTCGTTTATGGTCCGGTTTCTGGTGTGACGTACTACGCGTATCAAGGTAAAGGTGCATGGAAAATCCCTGATATGCACGAAAGTGTGCGTATTAATAGCCATGAGCACGATGGTCGCTCTTCGCCAATCGCCATCGCCATCAGTCGCCGACAAGACATTAACCGCATTACTAGCCGTATGAGTAGCGCGTGGAACTACGATTTGGTTCCGCTTGGTTCTGCCGCATTGAAAGCGTGCTTGGTGGCCGAAGGGGCTGTGGATTGTTACCTGCGCCTTGGGCCGACAGGAGAGTGGGATACCGCTGCGACACAATGTATTGTTGAAGAGGCGGGTGGGCGCATTCTCAGTACCCAGCTTGAGCCACTGTCATACAATGAGCGCGATACGCTAGAGAATCCAAACTTTATTGTGTTGGGTGATGAAAGCCTGCCGTGGGATGAAATCTTAAAAATCAAAGACTAG
- the nudE gene encoding ADP compounds hydrolase NudE: MAKRTPPEVLAKETVAQSRLFSIEALDLRFSNGEHRTYERMKPRGRNAVMMVPVTAQGDILLVREYAAGTERYELGFPKGLIDPGETPEQAADRELKEEIGFGTRKLTPLKEVILAPSYFSSKMTLFIAEDLYSEQLEGDEPEPLEVIRWPLAQAEELLTHLDFCEARSITALLLALRSLAA, encoded by the coding sequence GTGGCTAAGCGAACACCGCCAGAAGTTCTGGCAAAAGAAACCGTTGCCCAATCTAGGTTGTTCTCCATCGAAGCTCTCGACTTGCGCTTTAGTAATGGTGAGCATCGTACTTACGAACGGATGAAACCACGTGGTCGGAATGCCGTGATGATGGTTCCGGTCACTGCGCAGGGTGATATTTTATTGGTACGTGAGTATGCTGCGGGCACTGAACGTTACGAGCTTGGTTTCCCCAAAGGGCTGATTGATCCAGGTGAAACGCCAGAGCAAGCGGCGGATCGAGAGCTAAAAGAAGAGATCGGTTTTGGTACAAGAAAGCTAACGCCTTTGAAAGAAGTGATTCTTGCTCCGTCTTATTTTTCTAGCAAAATGACTCTGTTTATCGCAGAAGATCTATACTCAGAACAACTAGAAGGCGACGAGCCTGAACCATTGGAAGTGATCCGCTGGCCACTAGCGCAAGCAGAGGAACTGTTAACTCATCTTGATTTTTGTGAAGCACGGAGTATCACCGCGTTGTTACTCGCCCTAAGATCATTAGCTGCATAA
- the nfuA gene encoding Fe-S biogenesis protein NfuA has protein sequence MSNPITITENAQKHFANLLSQQPEGTNIRVFVVNPGTQNAECGVSYCPPEAVEGTDTEFAFEGFSAYVDELSLPFLEDAEIDFVTDKMGSQLTLKAPNAKMRKVSDNAPLIERVEYVIQTQVNPQLASHGGHVNLVEITEEGVAIVSFGGGCNGCSMVDVTLKEGIEKQLIQEFNGELTAVRDATEHDRGEHSYY, from the coding sequence GTGTCAAATCCTATTACTATTACAGAAAATGCTCAAAAGCATTTTGCTAACCTTTTGAGCCAACAGCCAGAAGGCACTAACATTCGTGTATTCGTAGTGAACCCAGGGACTCAAAACGCTGAGTGTGGTGTGTCTTACTGCCCACCAGAAGCGGTAGAAGGTACAGACACTGAGTTTGCGTTTGAAGGTTTTTCTGCGTACGTAGATGAGCTAAGCCTGCCTTTCCTAGAAGACGCAGAGATCGATTTTGTGACTGACAAAATGGGCTCGCAGCTAACGCTAAAAGCGCCAAACGCGAAGATGCGTAAAGTTTCTGACAATGCGCCACTTATCGAGCGCGTTGAGTACGTAATTCAAACTCAGGTTAACCCACAGCTGGCTAGCCATGGCGGCCACGTAAACCTTGTTGAGATTACCGAAGAAGGCGTTGCGATTGTTTCATTCGGTGGCGGCTGTAACGGCTGTTCTATGGTGGATGTGACTTTGAAAGAAGGCATCGAGAAGCAACTAATCCAAGAGTTTAATGGTGAGCTGACAGCCGTTCGTGACGCAACCGAGCACGACCGTGGCGAGCACTCTTACTACTAA
- a CDS encoding ComF family protein, which translates to METQMEVCGKCLVEPPTWQRVFCVGDYQQPISGYVHRLKYERQFWQGAKLASLLVPRIQKPAELLTSVPLHWKRQWYRGFNQSELIALSLAKSLNRPYNNLFKRTRATSPQQGKDRAQRMRNLHDAFRLIQPVNVKHVAIVDDVLTTGSTVQHLCKLLLEAGVETVDIYCICRTPEPTS; encoded by the coding sequence ATGGAAACGCAGATGGAGGTTTGTGGGAAGTGTTTGGTTGAACCGCCAACATGGCAACGTGTTTTTTGTGTGGGAGACTACCAACAACCGATTTCTGGGTATGTTCATAGGCTTAAATATGAGCGCCAGTTCTGGCAAGGCGCCAAACTCGCCAGTTTGCTTGTCCCAAGGATACAGAAACCAGCAGAACTTCTCACATCGGTCCCATTGCATTGGAAAAGACAATGGTACAGAGGATTTAACCAAAGCGAACTGATTGCGTTGAGTTTGGCAAAGTCCCTAAACAGACCGTATAACAATCTGTTCAAGCGGACACGTGCAACCTCACCCCAGCAGGGTAAAGACCGCGCCCAAAGAATGCGAAACCTGCATGATGCATTTCGATTGATTCAACCCGTAAATGTTAAGCATGTCGCGATTGTTGATGACGTGCTGACCACGGGGAGTACTGTGCAGCATTTATGTAAATTACTGCTTGAAGCAGGCGTGGAAACCGTTGATATTTATTGCATCTGCCGGACTCCTGAACCGACATCCTAG
- the bioH gene encoding pimeloyl-ACP methyl ester esterase BioH produces the protein MKKVATSESVNSPLYWQSSGEGDDIVLLHGWGMNGAVWHQTVEALNQQYRVHVVDLPGFGHSHQTHFDSIEHMADLVLEHAPEKAIWLGWSLGGLLATHIALHHPERVEKLITVASSPKFAADKPWRGIQPNVLSAFTEQLVEDFQRTIEQFMALQAMGSPSARQDVKSLKKAVLSRPSPNPKSLLAGLNLLADIDYREMLSALQLPTLRLYGRLDGLVPAKVATDVDSLMPGSESFIFGSSSHAPFMTEFDEFCQQVTRFMNEKS, from the coding sequence ATGAAAAAAGTGGCAACAAGTGAGAGCGTAAATTCACCACTCTACTGGCAGTCTTCAGGAGAAGGTGACGATATTGTCCTACTTCATGGCTGGGGTATGAACGGAGCAGTCTGGCACCAAACCGTTGAAGCGCTAAACCAGCAATACCGTGTTCATGTGGTGGACTTGCCGGGGTTTGGTCACAGCCATCAAACGCATTTTGACTCAATTGAGCACATGGCGGATCTGGTGCTTGAGCACGCGCCAGAAAAAGCGATTTGGCTTGGCTGGTCTTTAGGCGGCCTTCTCGCCACACATATCGCCCTACATCATCCTGAGCGAGTAGAAAAGCTGATCACCGTTGCCAGCTCTCCTAAGTTTGCCGCCGATAAGCCTTGGCGTGGTATTCAACCTAACGTGTTGAGTGCCTTCACCGAACAACTGGTCGAAGACTTCCAGCGGACGATTGAGCAATTTATGGCGCTGCAAGCGATGGGTAGTCCATCTGCACGCCAAGACGTAAAATCGCTCAAGAAAGCGGTTCTCTCTCGCCCATCTCCCAATCCTAAATCGCTGCTTGCAGGGTTAAACCTATTAGCCGATATCGACTACCGAGAAATGTTGAGCGCACTACAACTGCCGACACTCCGACTATATGGACGTTTGGATGGGCTTGTGCCTGCCAAAGTGGCAACCGATGTGGATTCGTTAATGCCCGGCAGTGAAAGTTTCATCTTTGGTTCATCGTCTCACGCGCCTTTCATGACCGAATTTGATGAGTTCTGTCAGCAAGTTACGCGCTTTATGAACGAAAAATCATAA